The DNA region ACCGGAGTGCCCTTCAAAGCCTTGACCGCAGATTTCCTGGGCGCAGGCGGTGACTTCAAAACCAAAAATCTGTTGCTCGATGGCCCGGTGGTCGATATCACCGCGCACGGCGACGTTCAGTTTGGCCGCGAGCGCGTGAATATGGAGGTCGGCGTCTTCCCATTCAACACCGCCAACTGGATAGTCCATCAAATCCCGATCGTCGGCGGCAACCTCGCCGGTGGCACCAAAGGCCTGGTCGCGGCTTACTTTGCGGTTTACGGGCCGCTAAAGGATCCCACCGTCTTGCCCAAGCCAGTGACCTCAGTAGCGGAGTTTGTCAAAAAGATGCTGGGCCTGCCGATCAATATAATCGTGCCTAACACGATCAAGTGACGCATTCGTCGCAACCGCCGCAAGCCATAAACCAGACCATCATAGTCTTCACGCGCGAGCCGGTCCCGGGCCTCACGAAAACGCGGCTGATTCCCGGCCTCGGCGCGAACAATGCCGCGGCTCTCGCCGACGCTTTCACCCGCGATGCGTTGACCAAGGCGCGCGCCACCGGCCTGCGTCTGGTGATTGCCGGGAGCGCCGCGCGCGACGTGAGGCAGAGCCGCTATTTTCTTGCCCTCAAGCGCCGCTTCGATGCGGAATTGATCGACCAGGGAAACGGTAGTTTGGGCGCACGGATGGCCCGAGTGCTGGCCCCCCTTAGCGTCGATGGCGCAATTCTGATCGGCGCCGATACGCCGTCGCTGCCGCTGCGAGCGCTCGTCCAAGCCGTCGCGATGCTGCAGCGCTCGCCGACCGTCCTCGGCCCCACTCTCGACGGCGGCTACTATATGGTTGGCGTCCGCGGCGGGCTTCCCAAGATTTTTCATGGCATCCGCTGGGGCGGCGCGAGCGTGCTCGCTACAACGATCGCGCGTCTCGAGCAGGCTGGAAGGCGCTACGCGCTGGCCGAGCCGTGGTACGACATCGATCGCTGGAGCGATCTGATACTCCTTGCCGCGCATCTGCGCCTGATCCTTCGCCGCGCGCCGGATCCCTGTCCTGCAACCTCACAACTGCTGTGGCGGCTTGGTCTGCTTTATTGACGCGGCTAAACTGTTCGCGATGGCCCAGCCGGTTCAATCGTCAGTTGCTGATAACGCATCGATGTTTCGTCCGGCGATCGCGCGGATGGAACCATACGTCCCGGGAGAGCAGCCGCGGCCGGGCGAGCAACTGACCAAGCTCAACACCAACGAGAATCCCTACCCGCCGTCGCCATTTGTGCGGCGGGCGATCGTCAAGGCAGCGACCAGCGCGCTGCGCCTTTATCCCGCGCCCAACGCCGACGATTTCACTTTGGCGGCGTCACGCGCCTATGCAGTTCCCCAGAAAATGATTCTGGCCGGTAATGGTTCCGACGAACTGCTCGCGATGCTGTTTCGGGCGGTCCTCGATCGTGGCGACAAAGTCGCCTGCGCGCAGCCGACCTATTCGCTCTATGACACGCTCGCGCAAATTCAGGATGCGCACGTAATTAAAATTCCACTCGGACCCAGCTTCAAGCCTCCGCTCCAGGCGCTGACGCGCGAGCGCGCCAAATTGACCATCGTCTGCAGCCCAAACTCTCCGTGCGGCACGCCGGCGCCGCGCGCCGCGCTCGACGTGATGGCGCGGGCCCTCGGGGAGCGCTTGCTGGTAATCGATGAGGCCTACGCGGATTTTGCCGAGGCTCACGCCCTGGACCTCGCCAGGCGGCACAAAAATGTCATCGTGCTGCGCACGCTGTCAAAGTCTTTTTCGCTGGCCGGAATGCGCCTCGGTCTCGGCTTCGCCCATCCGCATTTGCTCGGCCAGCTACTCAAAGTTAAGGATTCCTACAATCTGAATCGTCTCGCGATCGCAGCCGGCGCCGCCGCGCTCTCCGATCTACCCTGGATGCGGCGTAACGTCGAGCGCGTCAAACGCACGCGCACCCTGACCGAAGCCCGTCTGCGCCGGATGGGCTTCGAGGTCCCGCCTTCACAGGCTAATTTCGTGATGGCGCGGATGGCGAATCAGAATCTGGCGGCGTTGGCTGCGAGCTTGCGCCGGCGCGGAATTTTGGTGCGCCATTTTCCGCGCTCGGTCTTCAATGACGCCCTCCGCATCTCGATTGGGACGCCGGCGGAGATGCGCAAATTGTTTGACGCGCTCGAACCTCTGATCAAGCCGTTGAGCGCTTCCGGCCGCAATGGCCGCCACGCGCGCTAAACAATCGGCTGACGCAGGAAGCCGCCATGAGCCGGATCGGCAACCTGTTCGTCAGATTTCGTCCCGGACCGGCGCCGCGCGCGGAGCCCGATACGGACGCGAGCCGCTGGGTCGTCGCCGGACTCGGCAATCCCGGCGAAGAGTATCGCCGCTCACGCCATAACGTCGGCTTCATGGCCGCCGCACATCTGGCCGCGCGCCACCGGATCGAACTCAACCGCCGCAAATTCAGTGGCCTCTACGCTGAGACGGCTATCGCAGGCGCGTCCGCACTGATCGTGACGCCGCAGACCTTCTATAACCGCAGCGGCGATTGTCTCGCGTCGCTAACCGGCTATTTCAAAGTCCCAGTCGAAAAGTTGATTGTAATCCACGATGAGATCGATCTGCCGCTGCGGCAGATGCGGATCAAGCGTGGCGGCGGCGACGCCGGCAATCGCGGCGTGCGCTCAATCGCTGCGGCGCTAGGCCCCGACTTCATTCGCGTGCGCGTCGGCGTCGGCCATCCGGGCGCCGCCGCGGACGCGATCGATCATGTCCTCAAGCCATTGACCGCGAGCGAGATGCGCGAACTTGAGCCGACACTGGACCGCGTCATCGAGGCGGTCACGGTGCTGATTGGCGAGGGGCTCGAGCGTGCGATGAGTATTTTTAACCAGCAGGTTTGAGGCTACGCGGCTGGCTTCGGCGGTGGTCCGCCCGCTCCGCCGCGATGACCCCAGATGCTGCCGGCTTCGTGCCGCTGAACTTTCCAGGTCGCGTCGTCGATCTGCCGCGCGCCGTAGCCGTATTCGATCTCAAAGCCCGACGGCGACCGCATATAGAACGACACCATATGGTCGTTGGTGTGGCGCCCGAGCGTAGCGGCGATCGGAACGCCGCGGTCCTGGCATAGATACATCGTCGAGCAGACATCATCGATCGTCCTGACCTGCAACATGAAGTGATGGAGCCGCTTGCCGCCGGGAAATTCGCCAAAGGCCAACGAGTGATGGCGCGGATTGCAGTGCAAAAAGTTGATCATCATGCCCGAGGGCGCACCGCGCCGCATCTTTATCTCGATAAAATCACTGATCCGCATGCCCAGCGCGTCGCGATAAAAGTGCAGACTTTTGGCCGCGTCGGTGACGCCCAGCACGATATGACCGAGTCCCATCAGGCCGGTCTCGAAACCCGTTATCGCGCGCGAGGAGTGAAACGGCGCCTCGAAGTTCATCAGCGGACCGTAATAGGCCTCGCTCGCGATTCCATTCGGGTCGCGAAACTGGATTAGTTGCGCGACACCGCGATTACGCGCGAGTTCCGGCGTTCCCGCCGCCACCTCGACCCCCGCCGCTTCGAGTTGCGTAGTCAGGGCGTGTAACGCCGGCTCGTCGCTCACTTCCCAGCCGATAAAGGCCACGTCGTCGGCGTCATTCTCGTGCAGGATGAAGCGATGGTGATTCTCGTCCATACGCAAGTAGAGCGAGCCGTCGGCGGTGACGCCTGACGACTGCAGGCCGAGAATTTCAGTCGCGAACCGCTCCCAGTCCGCGAGCACCTTGACGTTCAATCCCAGGTAACCGAGTTGCGTCACGCTTGCCACCTGAATCCTCCAGCGCTGAGAGCTTCTGCGCGTCACACGATAAAAGTGAGGTTGTCGATCACCTCGTCGTTATTGACCAGAATGGCTTTTTTCGCCGCGATCTTCCATCGCCCGGCCTCGAAACGCATCTGATGCTCGTAACGGCCGGCGAAAACCCGCTCCCGCCCGCGACGAAGCTCGTAAAGGATAAAAGCCGAAGCGACCTTCGCCGCGGCGTCCGTGGTTTCCTCGATCTGCACATTCGCGATCAGGCGGCGGGTCTTTGAGGGTGGACTTTGCGCGTGCGCGAGCCCAGTGCCGAGTCGGGCCACGCGGTCGCGCAGCCGTGCGCCGTTATCGTAGACGATCGAAATGGCACGCGCTGGATCGCCGCCCTCGCCCCCCATGGGAATCCAATAAGTAATGTCGTCGGTGAGAGAATTCAGCCAATCAGCGTAGCGTCCTTCGTCGAGCAGGCGCGCCTCCGCATAAAGCAGATCCTCCGCATGCGAGCGTTGCAGCCCGGCCATCGTCGCGGAACCGCCTACGAGCCTGAGGCGATCAGCGCCAGCTTTGCCGGACGTGGTTCAGTCGCCGCCGCGCCGCAAATCACCTCG from Candidatus Binataceae bacterium includes:
- the hisC gene encoding histidinol-phosphate transaminase, encoding MAQPVQSSVADNASMFRPAIARMEPYVPGEQPRPGEQLTKLNTNENPYPPSPFVRRAIVKAATSALRLYPAPNADDFTLAASRAYAVPQKMILAGNGSDELLAMLFRAVLDRGDKVACAQPTYSLYDTLAQIQDAHVIKIPLGPSFKPPLQALTRERAKLTIVCSPNSPCGTPAPRAALDVMARALGERLLVIDEAYADFAEAHALDLARRHKNVIVLRTLSKSFSLAGMRLGLGFAHPHLLGQLLKVKDSYNLNRLAIAAGAAALSDLPWMRRNVERVKRTRTLTEARLRRMGFEVPPSQANFVMARMANQNLAALAASLRRRGILVRHFPRSVFNDALRISIGTPAEMRKLFDALEPLIKPLSASGRNGRHAR
- a CDS encoding aromatic-ring-hydroxylating dioxygenase subunit beta, with the translated sequence MAGLQRSHAEDLLYAEARLLDEGRYADWLNSLTDDITYWIPMGGEGGDPARAISIVYDNGARLRDRVARLGTGLAHAQSPPSKTRRLIANVQIEETTDAAAKVASAFILYELRRGRERVFAGRYEHQMRFEAGRWKIAAKKAILVNNDEVIDNLTFIV
- a CDS encoding TIGR04282 family arsenosugar biosynthesis glycosyltransferase, which translates into the protein MTHSSQPPQAINQTIIVFTREPVPGLTKTRLIPGLGANNAAALADAFTRDALTKARATGLRLVIAGSAARDVRQSRYFLALKRRFDAELIDQGNGSLGARMARVLAPLSVDGAILIGADTPSLPLRALVQAVAMLQRSPTVLGPTLDGGYYMVGVRGGLPKIFHGIRWGGASVLATTIARLEQAGRRYALAEPWYDIDRWSDLILLAAHLRLILRRAPDPCPATSQLLWRLGLLY
- a CDS encoding VOC family protein — its product is MASVTQLGYLGLNVKVLADWERFATEILGLQSSGVTADGSLYLRMDENHHRFILHENDADDVAFIGWEVSDEPALHALTTQLEAAGVEVAAGTPELARNRGVAQLIQFRDPNGIASEAYYGPLMNFEAPFHSSRAITGFETGLMGLGHIVLGVTDAAKSLHFYRDALGMRISDFIEIKMRRGAPSGMMINFLHCNPRHHSLAFGEFPGGKRLHHFMLQVRTIDDVCSTMYLCQDRGVPIAATLGRHTNDHMVSFYMRSPSGFEIEYGYGARQIDDATWKVQRHEAGSIWGHRGGAGGPPPKPAA
- the pth gene encoding aminoacyl-tRNA hydrolase; the protein is MSRIGNLFVRFRPGPAPRAEPDTDASRWVVAGLGNPGEEYRRSRHNVGFMAAAHLAARHRIELNRRKFSGLYAETAIAGASALIVTPQTFYNRSGDCLASLTGYFKVPVEKLIVIHDEIDLPLRQMRIKRGGGDAGNRGVRSIAAALGPDFIRVRVGVGHPGAAADAIDHVLKPLTASEMRELEPTLDRVIEAVTVLIGEGLERAMSIFNQQV